The Candidatus Accumulibacter similis genome has a segment encoding these proteins:
- a CDS encoding 3'-5' exonuclease — protein sequence MNWFARFLRPVQDAAAVLDARQEQLLADWRQSSDVDLRRSHYRSRYVVIDVEASSGDAHTARLLAVAAVAVIDGQIAFRDAWQLLLPEVEPGAASPSVGVTEAPAEVPAEVPMVEGLLSFLGFVGKAPVVAYNARFVRRVLKRALAEYLGVRLRLPWLDMAWILPDLFREVDAGPERLDAWLEHFGIASIKRHDALSDAFATAQLLQIAVAHAASKGFETPASLRELEKARRHLHQSA from the coding sequence ATGAACTGGTTCGCGCGCTTCCTCCGTCCCGTGCAAGATGCCGCTGCCGTGCTGGACGCCCGGCAGGAGCAACTGCTCGCCGACTGGCGGCAGTCGTCCGATGTCGACCTGCGGCGTTCGCACTATCGCAGCCGCTATGTGGTGATCGACGTCGAGGCGAGCAGCGGCGATGCGCACACCGCTCGACTGCTTGCGGTTGCCGCAGTGGCGGTGATTGACGGCCAGATCGCTTTCCGCGATGCCTGGCAACTGCTGCTGCCGGAGGTGGAGCCGGGTGCGGCGTCGCCCTCGGTCGGCGTCACCGAGGCGCCGGCCGAGGTGCCGGCCGAGGTGCCGATGGTCGAGGGGTTGCTCTCCTTCCTCGGCTTTGTCGGCAAGGCGCCAGTGGTGGCCTACAACGCCCGTTTCGTCCGACGGGTGCTGAAGCGGGCTCTCGCCGAGTACCTCGGCGTGCGGCTGCGACTGCCGTGGCTGGACATGGCATGGATCCTGCCTGATCTTTTCCGCGAGGTTGACGCTGGCCCGGAACGCCTCGACGCCTGGCTCGAGCATTTCGGCATTGCCAGCATCAAACGCCATGATGCTCTATCGGACGCCTTTGCCACCGCACAGTTGCTGCAGATCGCAGTCGCCCATGCCGCCAGCAAGGGTTTTGAAACGCCGGCCAGCCTCCGCGAACTGGAAAAGGCACGTCGGCACCTGCATCAAAGCGCCTAG
- a CDS encoding CBS domain-containing protein: MSNSAMETLVSACIRFLQAYPPFDRMEAAALRFLAERVRLLHYPKDARILSTEMGVAPALYIIHRGRVRAKSTVGLGSGEATSSTLGPGQAFAIGALMAQRPTFGSYVALDEVFCYELAADDFFALTQKSSAFNLFCTQHIAGLLKQSQQQLQLQFAQRASEQRTMNSPLAAVVKREAVSLAATASIREVVELMAARHLGSMVVVDEQEVPVGIFTLSDVLKRIVLPGTSLAQPIASVMSPAPATLPLAANAHDAALLMAMRGIRHVLAVDEGGRLRGVVSERDLFKLQGAGLRQIRHAIDAASSIEVLQHARSDVRQLSLTMLAEGVGAAEITQFISTLNDTVTRRIIELNLERHDLYGIDWAWLSFGSEGRDEQTFTTDQDNGIVFICTDIMDRELTQLRFLDFARDVNGDLDRCGFPLCKGNIMASNPELCLTLDEWEERFARWVRTPEPQALLNATIFFDFRPLFGRFNLAHRLRLALFRQTRGNPLFLRMLAENALSVAPPLGRIRDFITDADPEHPGTIDLKKYGVRLFTDAARVFALANSVEATNTVQRLRRAGAVMNIAADDLAASIEGFNFVQLLRLRHQHFEQEQGRPGDNLIRPDDLNEIERRVLKEAFRQARKLQARLKLDYQI, translated from the coding sequence ATGAGCAACAGTGCGATGGAGACGCTGGTTTCGGCGTGCATCCGGTTCCTGCAGGCTTACCCGCCCTTCGATCGGATGGAGGCGGCTGCGCTGCGCTTCCTTGCGGAGCGTGTCCGGCTGCTGCATTATCCGAAGGACGCGCGCATCCTGTCGACCGAGATGGGCGTCGCGCCTGCCCTGTACATCATCCACCGCGGGCGTGTACGGGCGAAGTCCACCGTTGGCCTCGGCAGCGGCGAAGCGACTTCGTCCACCCTCGGGCCGGGCCAGGCCTTCGCCATCGGTGCCCTGATGGCCCAGAGACCGACGTTTGGCTCCTACGTGGCGCTCGACGAGGTCTTCTGCTATGAGCTGGCTGCCGACGATTTCTTTGCCCTGACGCAGAAGAGCTCGGCGTTCAACCTGTTCTGTACGCAGCACATCGCGGGTCTGCTCAAGCAGTCGCAGCAGCAACTGCAGTTGCAGTTCGCGCAGCGCGCGAGCGAGCAGAGGACGATGAATTCCCCACTCGCTGCAGTGGTCAAGCGGGAAGCGGTTTCGCTTGCGGCGACGGCATCGATTCGCGAGGTCGTCGAACTGATGGCCGCCCGGCACCTCGGTTCGATGGTCGTTGTTGACGAGCAGGAGGTGCCGGTCGGCATCTTCACCCTGTCCGACGTCCTCAAGCGCATCGTCCTTCCCGGCACGTCGCTGGCGCAGCCGATCGCCAGCGTGATGTCGCCGGCGCCGGCCACTCTGCCGTTGGCAGCCAATGCCCACGACGCGGCATTGCTGATGGCGATGCGGGGGATCCGGCACGTGCTCGCGGTCGATGAAGGCGGTCGCTTGCGTGGCGTGGTTTCGGAGCGCGATCTCTTCAAGCTGCAGGGGGCCGGTTTGCGTCAGATTCGGCATGCGATCGATGCTGCGAGCAGTATCGAGGTGTTGCAGCATGCTCGCAGCGACGTGCGGCAACTGTCGCTGACGATGCTGGCCGAGGGCGTCGGCGCGGCAGAGATCACGCAGTTCATCTCGACCCTCAACGACACCGTGACGCGCCGCATCATCGAGCTCAATCTCGAGCGGCACGACCTCTACGGCATCGACTGGGCCTGGTTGTCCTTCGGTTCCGAAGGGCGGGATGAGCAGACCTTCACCACCGATCAGGACAACGGGATCGTCTTCATCTGCACCGACATCATGGATCGTGAGTTGACGCAGTTGCGCTTTCTCGATTTCGCGCGCGATGTGAACGGCGATCTGGATCGCTGCGGATTTCCGCTGTGCAAGGGCAACATCATGGCAAGCAACCCGGAACTCTGCCTGACACTCGATGAGTGGGAGGAGCGGTTCGCGCGCTGGGTGCGCACCCCGGAGCCGCAGGCCTTGCTCAACGCGACGATCTTCTTCGATTTCCGGCCGCTCTTCGGCCGCTTCAATCTCGCCCACCGGCTGCGCCTGGCGCTGTTCAGGCAGACCCGCGGCAATCCGCTGTTCCTGCGCATGCTGGCCGAGAACGCGCTGAGCGTCGCACCGCCCCTCGGACGAATCCGCGACTTCATCACCGACGCCGACCCCGAGCATCCAGGCACGATCGACCTGAAGAAGTATGGGGTCCGCCTGTTCACCGACGCGGCGCGCGTCTTCGCTCTGGCGAATTCGGTCGAGGCGACCAATACAGTCCAACGACTCAGGCGTGCCGGTGCGGTCATGAACATCGCCGCCGACGATCTGGCGGCGAGCATCGAGGGCTTCAACTTCGTCCAGCTCCTGCGGCTGCGCCATCAGCATTTCGAGCAGGAACAGGGGCGCCCGGGTGACAACCTGATCCGGCCGGACGACCTCAACGAGATCGAGCGCCGCGTCCTGAAGGAGGCTTTCCGCCAGGCACGCAAGTTGCAGGCCCGCCTCAAGCTCGATTACCAGATCTGA
- the acs gene encoding acetate--CoA ligase: MSLNEAVNFFEPSAEFVKQATISGMDAYRALCAEADKDYTGYWGRLAREHVSWKKPFTQVLDESNAPFFKWFADGTLNASYNCLDRNVEAGLGDKVAIVFEADDGAVTRVTYRQLLAQVSQFANGLRARGIKKGDRVLIYMSMGVEGIVAMQACARIGAIHSVVFGGFSAQSVRDRINDAGAVAVITADEQCRGGKNPPLKPAVDEAIALGGCDSVRDVIVFRRTGGACNMVAGRDIWWHDVIAGQSDVCEPEWVEAEHPLFLLYTSGSTGKPKGVQHSTGGYLLHAIVTMKWTFDLKPGDLFWCTADIGWVTGHTYIAYGPLACGATEMVFEGIPTYPDAGRFWKMIQEHRVTIFYTAPTAIRSLVKAADTNPAVAPTQYDLSSLRLLGTVGEPINPAAWQWYYDSVGGGRCPIVDTFWQTETGGHMITPLPGVTPLVPGSCTLPFPGIQAAVVDETGTELDWGKGGQLVVKRPWPSMIRTIWGDPERFKKSYYPDDFAGKLYLAGDGSIRDLNTGYFTITGRIDDVLNVSGHRMGTMEIESALVSHPMVAEAAVVGRPDDLTGEAICAFVVLKGPRPTGEAAKKMVKELQDHVGREIGPIAKPKDLRFGENLPKTRSGKIMRRLLRSLAKGETVAQDVSTLENPAILEQLRG, from the coding sequence ATGTCACTGAACGAGGCCGTAAACTTCTTCGAGCCCTCAGCCGAGTTTGTCAAACAGGCGACCATTTCGGGGATGGATGCCTACCGGGCGCTCTGTGCCGAGGCTGACAAGGACTACACCGGTTACTGGGGGCGGCTGGCGCGCGAACATGTCTCCTGGAAGAAGCCATTCACGCAGGTTCTCGACGAGTCCAACGCTCCCTTCTTCAAGTGGTTTGCCGATGGCACGCTGAACGCCTCGTACAATTGCCTCGACCGCAACGTCGAGGCCGGCCTCGGCGACAAGGTGGCGATCGTCTTCGAGGCCGACGACGGGGCGGTGACGAGGGTGACCTACAGGCAGTTGCTGGCGCAGGTCAGCCAGTTCGCCAACGGTCTGCGCGCACGTGGCATCAAGAAGGGCGATCGTGTTCTGATCTACATGTCGATGGGCGTCGAGGGCATCGTCGCCATGCAGGCCTGTGCGCGTATCGGCGCCATTCACTCGGTCGTCTTTGGCGGCTTTTCCGCGCAGTCCGTCCGGGACCGCATCAACGATGCCGGCGCGGTGGCGGTGATCACCGCCGACGAGCAGTGTCGCGGTGGCAAGAATCCGCCGCTCAAGCCGGCGGTCGATGAAGCCATCGCGCTGGGTGGCTGCGACTCGGTCAGGGACGTGATCGTCTTTCGCCGTACCGGTGGCGCGTGCAACATGGTCGCCGGGCGTGACATCTGGTGGCACGACGTCATCGCCGGCCAGTCCGACGTCTGTGAGCCGGAGTGGGTCGAGGCCGAGCATCCGCTGTTCCTGCTCTATACCTCAGGTTCCACCGGCAAGCCAAAGGGCGTGCAGCATTCGACGGGCGGCTATCTGCTGCACGCGATCGTTACCATGAAGTGGACCTTCGACCTGAAGCCCGGCGATCTGTTCTGGTGCACGGCCGACATCGGCTGGGTCACGGGTCACACCTACATCGCCTATGGTCCGCTCGCCTGCGGCGCGACGGAAATGGTTTTCGAGGGAATCCCGACCTATCCCGATGCCGGCCGTTTCTGGAAGATGATCCAGGAACACAGGGTGACCATCTTCTACACCGCGCCGACCGCCATCCGTTCGCTGGTCAAGGCTGCCGATACCAATCCGGCGGTTGCTCCGACGCAGTACGACCTGTCGTCGCTGCGTCTGCTGGGCACGGTTGGCGAGCCGATCAACCCGGCGGCGTGGCAGTGGTACTACGACAGCGTCGGCGGCGGTCGTTGCCCGATCGTCGACACCTTCTGGCAGACCGAGACCGGCGGTCACATGATCACCCCGCTGCCGGGCGTCACGCCGCTGGTACCCGGTTCATGCACCCTGCCGTTCCCCGGCATTCAGGCGGCAGTCGTTGATGAGACCGGCACCGAACTCGACTGGGGCAAGGGCGGTCAGCTGGTCGTCAAGCGCCCGTGGCCATCGATGATCCGCACCATCTGGGGCGATCCCGAGCGCTTCAAGAAATCCTACTATCCGGATGATTTCGCCGGCAAGCTCTACCTCGCCGGCGACGGCTCGATCCGCGACCTCAACACCGGCTATTTCACCATCACCGGCCGCATCGACGATGTGCTGAACGTCTCCGGCCACCGCATGGGGACGATGGAGATCGAGTCGGCTCTGGTGTCGCATCCGATGGTTGCCGAAGCCGCAGTGGTTGGTCGTCCGGACGATCTCACCGGCGAGGCCATCTGTGCCTTCGTCGTCCTCAAGGGTCCGCGCCCGACGGGTGAAGCGGCGAAGAAGATGGTCAAGGAATTGCAGGACCACGTCGGACGAGAGATCGGACCGATCGCCAAGCCGAAGGATCTGCGCTTTGGCGAGAACCTGCCGAAGACCCGTTCGGGCAAGATCATGCGGCGCCTGCTGCGCTCGCTCGCCAAGGGTGAAACGGTTGCACAGGACGTGTCGACCCTCGAGAATCCGGCAATCCTAGAGCAGTTGCGGGGCTGA
- a CDS encoding TIGR00645 family protein → MSPFKPTIDRLETFIFWSRWLQAPLYLGLIIAQCAYVYLFMLELWHLIHNLFFSSTRITETEVMLVVLGLIDVVMIANLLIMVIIGGYETFVSRLDLEGHPDQPEWLSHVNAGVLKIKLSTAIIGISSIHLLKTFINADNMSEHTIKWQVMIHVVFLLSALAMAWVDRLMTTTVALAKPSHGARH, encoded by the coding sequence ATGAGTCCCTTCAAACCCACCATAGACCGCCTGGAAACGTTCATCTTCTGGAGCCGCTGGCTGCAGGCACCGCTCTACCTGGGACTGATCATCGCCCAGTGTGCCTACGTCTACCTGTTCATGCTCGAACTCTGGCATCTGATCCACAATCTCTTCTTCAGCAGCACGCGCATCACCGAAACCGAGGTCATGCTCGTCGTGCTCGGCCTGATCGACGTCGTGATGATCGCCAACCTGCTGATCATGGTCATCATCGGCGGCTACGAGACCTTCGTCTCCCGACTCGATCTGGAAGGCCATCCGGACCAACCCGAATGGCTGTCGCACGTCAACGCGGGCGTACTGAAGATCAAGCTGTCGACGGCGATCATAGGCATATCGTCGATCCACCTCCTGAAGACCTTCATCAACGCCGACAACATGAGCGAGCACACGATCAAGTGGCAGGTCATGATCCATGTCGTGTTCCTGCTCTCGGCGCTGGCGATGGCCTGGGTCGACCGCCTCATGACGACGACCGTGGCGCTGGCCAAGCCTTCACATGGGGCACGTCACTGA
- a CDS encoding fumarate hydratase, with translation MTTIKQEDFIQSVADAFQYISYYHPLDYIKALGAAYEREQSPAARDAIAQILTNSRLCAEGHRPICQDTGIAVIFLKVGMDVRWDATLSLQEMCDEGVRRAYNHPDNKLRASVLLDPAGARRNSRDNTPAVVHYEIVPGHHVEVICAAKGGGSENKSKFYALNPSDSIVDWVLKTVPTMGAGWCPPGILGIGIGGTPEKAMLLAKESLMAPVDMHELIARGAGNRVEELRLELYEKVNALGIGAQGLGGLTTVLDVKILDYPTHAASLPVAMIPNCAATRHAHFHLDGSGPAVLTPPDLDEWPKVNWTPNTETSTRVDLDTLTPAEVAAWKPGQTLLLNGRMLTGRDAAHKRIQDMLARGEKLPVDFTNRVIYYVGPVDPVRDEAVGPAGPTTATRMDKFTEMMLAETGLIAMVGKAERGPTAIAAIRKHRSAYLMAVGGAAYLVAKAIRTAKVVGFADLGMEAIYEFDVRDMPVTVAVDSTGTSVHETGPREWQTKIGKIAVVAA, from the coding sequence ATGACCACCATCAAGCAGGAAGACTTCATCCAGAGCGTCGCCGACGCGTTCCAGTACATCAGCTATTATCATCCGCTCGACTATATCAAGGCGCTTGGCGCCGCCTACGAGCGCGAGCAGAGCCCGGCGGCCCGTGATGCGATCGCCCAGATCCTCACCAACAGTCGCCTGTGCGCCGAAGGCCACCGGCCGATCTGCCAGGATACCGGCATTGCGGTGATCTTTCTCAAGGTCGGCATGGATGTCCGCTGGGATGCCACCCTGTCGCTGCAGGAAATGTGTGACGAGGGAGTCCGCCGCGCCTACAACCACCCGGACAACAAGCTGCGCGCCTCGGTCCTGCTCGACCCGGCCGGAGCGCGCCGGAATTCGCGCGACAACACGCCGGCAGTCGTCCACTACGAGATCGTCCCCGGCCACCACGTCGAAGTCATCTGCGCAGCCAAGGGCGGCGGCTCGGAGAACAAATCGAAGTTCTATGCGCTCAACCCGTCCGATTCGATCGTCGACTGGGTTCTGAAGACGGTGCCAACGATGGGCGCCGGCTGGTGTCCGCCGGGCATTCTCGGCATCGGCATCGGCGGCACCCCCGAGAAGGCGATGCTGCTGGCCAAGGAATCGCTGATGGCACCGGTCGACATGCACGAACTGATCGCCCGCGGGGCCGGCAATCGTGTCGAGGAACTGCGCCTGGAGCTGTACGAGAAGGTCAACGCGCTCGGCATCGGCGCCCAGGGCCTGGGCGGCCTGACCACCGTCCTCGACGTCAAGATCCTCGACTATCCGACGCACGCTGCCAGCCTGCCGGTGGCCATGATCCCGAACTGCGCGGCGACCCGCCACGCCCACTTCCACCTCGACGGCTCCGGACCGGCGGTGCTGACGCCGCCTGATCTCGACGAATGGCCGAAGGTCAACTGGACACCGAATACCGAGACCTCGACCCGGGTCGACCTCGACACCCTGACACCGGCCGAAGTCGCTGCCTGGAAGCCGGGCCAGACCCTGCTGCTCAACGGCCGCATGCTGACCGGCCGCGACGCCGCCCACAAGCGCATCCAGGACATGCTGGCCCGCGGCGAGAAGCTGCCGGTGGACTTCACCAACCGGGTGATCTATTACGTCGGCCCGGTCGATCCGGTGCGTGACGAGGCGGTCGGCCCGGCTGGTCCGACGACCGCGACGCGCATGGACAAGTTCACCGAGATGATGCTCGCCGAAACCGGCCTGATCGCGATGGTCGGCAAGGCCGAGCGTGGGCCGACGGCGATCGCGGCGATACGCAAGCACCGCTCGGCCTACCTGATGGCGGTCGGCGGCGCCGCCTACCTGGTCGCCAAGGCGATCCGGACGGCCAAGGTCGTGGGCTTTGCCGATCTCGGCATGGAGGCGATCTACGAGTTCGACGTCAGGGACATGCCGGTAACCGTGGCGGTCGATTCGACGGGTACGTCGGTACATGAAACCGGGCCGCGGGAATGGCAGACGAAGATCGGCAAGATTGCCGTCGTCGCCGCCTGA
- a CDS encoding RidA family protein: MAIERHGTTQRYSDICAYGNTIYLVETPQTLDSNVATQTHEVLAGIEKLLQQAGSDKSRLLMATIYLRHIEDSIAVNAIWDRWVPRGTAPARVCVEAKMAHHDFLVEVAIVAAR, encoded by the coding sequence ATGGCGATCGAACGGCACGGCACGACGCAGCGTTATTCGGACATTTGTGCTTATGGCAATACCATCTATCTCGTCGAAACACCGCAGACTCTCGACAGCAATGTCGCCACCCAGACGCACGAGGTCCTCGCCGGAATCGAGAAGCTTCTGCAGCAGGCTGGCAGCGACAAGTCCCGCCTGCTGATGGCCACGATCTACCTGCGCCACATCGAGGACAGCATCGCCGTCAATGCGATCTGGGATCGCTGGGTTCCGCGTGGCACGGCACCGGCGAGGGTCTGCGTCGAAGCCAAGATGGCGCACCACGATTTCCTCGTCGAAGTGGCGATCGTTGCCGCCCGCTAG
- the murI gene encoding glutamate racemase, whose amino-acid sequence MIGVFDSGLGGLSVLAAIARELPAADLIYFADTAHLPYGDKEDHYIRSRVLRIGGRLVDAGCGVIVVACNTATAAAVAAVREHFPELAVVGVEPGVKPAAALSRSGRIAVLATESTARSERLADLIRQHAGSVQVHVEACPGWATRVETLQLDDPHFAAEARQHLTPLLDSGVDQIVLGCTHYTFLAPVLQPIIDKRAGLVDVADAVARQCVRLAGTEALGGGNLTLLATAHPERLQAALPALGLGWLRHGLRGAARLIVA is encoded by the coding sequence ATGATCGGCGTTTTCGACAGTGGTCTTGGTGGGCTGTCGGTTCTCGCGGCGATTGCCCGCGAACTGCCGGCAGCAGACCTGATCTACTTCGCCGACACCGCCCACCTGCCCTATGGCGACAAGGAGGACCACTACATCCGCAGCCGTGTCCTGCGGATCGGCGGCAGACTGGTCGACGCGGGTTGCGGCGTCATCGTCGTCGCCTGCAACACGGCGACCGCGGCCGCAGTGGCAGCCGTTCGCGAGCACTTTCCCGAACTGGCGGTGGTCGGCGTCGAACCCGGCGTCAAACCGGCCGCCGCGCTGTCGCGCAGCGGCCGCATCGCGGTCCTGGCGACGGAGTCGACAGCCCGCAGCGAGCGGCTGGCAGACCTGATCCGGCAACACGCCGGTTCGGTACAGGTACATGTCGAGGCGTGCCCGGGCTGGGCCACGCGTGTCGAAACGCTGCAGCTCGACGACCCCCATTTTGCCGCCGAAGCCCGCCAGCATCTGACCCCGCTGCTCGATTCAGGGGTCGACCAGATCGTCCTCGGTTGCACGCACTACACATTTCTCGCACCCGTACTGCAGCCAATCATCGACAAGCGGGCGGGCCTCGTCGATGTGGCCGACGCGGTCGCCCGCCAATGCGTCCGCCTCGCCGGCACGGAAGCCCTCGGAGGCGGCAACCTGACCTTGCTCGCCACGGCCCACCCCGAACGTCTGCAGGCCGCGCTGCCGGCACTCGGCCTGGGCTGGCTGCGTCATGGCCTGCGCGGCGCCGCCCGCCTCATCGTCGCCTGA
- a CDS encoding ferrous iron transport protein A yields MTAKRSMTLSELPMGQEGTVRGGPVAADGGTAEQEIALRLFEIGFVDGERVRVVARGYPGGDPLAVRVGDTMFALRRFEAERVLVTPPCEAAP; encoded by the coding sequence ATGACGGCCAAGCGATCGATGACCCTGTCTGAGCTTCCGATGGGTCAGGAAGGAACGGTACGCGGCGGCCCCGTCGCTGCTGATGGCGGGACGGCGGAGCAGGAGATCGCCCTGCGGCTCTTCGAGATCGGCTTCGTCGATGGCGAGCGCGTGCGCGTCGTCGCTCGCGGCTACCCCGGCGGCGACCCGCTGGCCGTGCGGGTCGGCGACACCATGTTCGCCCTGCGCCGCTTCGAAGCCGAGAGGGTTCTGGTCACGCCGCCGTGCGAGGCAGCGCCATGA
- a CDS encoding ferrous iron transporter B — MSAATPALRLALLGNPNCGKTALFNLLTGSRQKVANYPGVTVDRKEGQFTTPAGRKFRVLDLPGAYSLNALSIDEEITRDVVLGRVDDEPRPDLIVCVSDATNLRLNLRLVLEVRRLGVPMILALNMTDLAKRRSIVIDVPALARELAMPVVSTVAIKARGADELIRQLETSLAESVAPASAWLPPDVADVSATQHEVRRILAATVSQPAVDTRLDDRIDRVVLHPVWGMLILAATLFLMFQAVFSWASLPMELIKEGVAAVGESLGERMPDTILRSLLVDGIIAGVGSVLVFLPQILILFLFILALEDSGYLPRAAFLLDRLMGTVGLSGRSFIPLLSSFACAIPGIMAARTISNWRDRLTTIMIAPLMTCSARLPVYALIIAAFIPETTVAGVFNLQGLVLFGLYVGGVASAMAVAGVLRLAAGKGMPSPLMLELPSYRWPHGRSLLLGLLERALIFIRRVGGIILSLMVVLWFLSSFPAAPEGASGPAIQYSYAGMLGRALEVVLAPIGFNWQISIALVPGMAAREVAVGALGTVYSLSAAGDDVADQLLPMLAAGWSLPTAFALLAWYVFSPQCLSTLAVVRRETNSWRYPLLMAGYLFALAYGAAFVTYRIALVLTGG, encoded by the coding sequence ATGAGCGCCGCCACGCCAGCCCTGCGCCTCGCCCTGCTCGGCAACCCGAACTGTGGCAAGACGGCACTGTTCAATCTCCTCACCGGCAGCCGGCAGAAAGTCGCCAACTATCCCGGCGTCACGGTCGACCGCAAGGAAGGACAGTTCACGACGCCAGCCGGCCGGAAGTTTCGCGTGCTCGATCTGCCGGGCGCCTACAGTCTCAACGCGCTCAGCATCGACGAGGAGATCACCCGTGACGTCGTCCTCGGCAGGGTCGACGACGAGCCGCGTCCCGACCTGATCGTCTGCGTCAGCGACGCCACCAACCTCAGGCTCAACCTGCGCCTCGTTCTCGAAGTCAGGCGCCTCGGCGTGCCAATGATTCTCGCGTTGAACATGACCGACCTGGCGAAGCGGCGCAGCATCGTCATCGACGTGCCGGCGCTCGCCCGCGAGCTGGCAATGCCGGTCGTCAGCACGGTCGCCATCAAGGCCCGGGGCGCCGACGAGTTGATCCGCCAGCTCGAAACCTCGCTCGCCGAGTCGGTGGCCCCGGCGTCTGCCTGGTTGCCGCCCGATGTCGCCGACGTCAGCGCGACGCAGCACGAGGTGCGACGCATCCTGGCCGCGACAGTCAGCCAGCCTGCCGTCGACACGCGCCTCGACGACCGCATCGACCGTGTCGTCCTGCACCCGGTCTGGGGAATGCTCATCCTGGCGGCAACGCTGTTCCTGATGTTCCAGGCGGTATTCAGTTGGGCCAGCCTGCCGATGGAGCTGATCAAGGAAGGTGTGGCAGCAGTCGGCGAGTCGCTCGGCGAACGGATGCCGGACACCATCCTGCGCAGCCTCCTGGTCGACGGCATCATCGCCGGCGTCGGCAGCGTCCTCGTCTTCCTGCCGCAAATCCTGATCCTCTTCCTGTTCATCCTGGCCCTCGAGGATTCGGGCTATCTGCCGCGCGCAGCTTTCCTGCTCGATCGCCTGATGGGCACCGTCGGCCTCTCCGGGCGATCGTTCATTCCGCTGCTGTCGAGCTTTGCCTGTGCCATTCCCGGCATCATGGCGGCGCGCACCATCTCGAACTGGCGCGACCGTCTGACGACGATCATGATCGCACCGCTGATGACCTGTTCGGCGCGCCTGCCGGTGTACGCACTGATCATCGCCGCGTTCATTCCCGAGACGACGGTCGCCGGCGTCTTCAATCTGCAGGGACTGGTGCTCTTCGGTCTTTACGTCGGCGGCGTGGCCAGTGCGATGGCGGTGGCCGGCGTCCTCAGGCTGGCTGCCGGCAAGGGGATGCCGTCGCCACTGATGCTCGAACTGCCTTCCTACCGCTGGCCGCATGGCCGCAGTCTGCTGCTCGGACTGCTCGAACGGGCGCTCATATTCATCAGACGCGTCGGCGGCATCATCCTGTCGCTGATGGTCGTGCTGTGGTTCCTGTCGTCGTTCCCGGCCGCTCCCGAAGGCGCCAGCGGCCCGGCCATCCAGTACTCCTACGCCGGCATGCTGGGTCGCGCGCTCGAGGTCGTTCTGGCACCGATCGGTTTCAACTGGCAGATCTCGATCGCTCTGGTCCCCGGCATGGCGGCGCGGGAAGTGGCCGTCGGCGCCCTCGGCACGGTCTATTCGCTGTCGGCTGCCGGCGATGATGTGGCCGATCAGCTGCTGCCCATGCTGGCGGCGGGCTGGTCGCTGCCGACGGCTTTCGCACTGCTCGCGTGGTACGTCTTCTCGCCGCAATGCCTGTCTACGCTGGCGGTCGTCCGCCGCGAAACCAATTCATGGCGTTACCCCTTGCTGATGGCTGGCTATCTGTTTGCGCTGGCCTATGGCGCCGCTTTCGTCACCTACCGCATCGCCCTCGTCCTCACCGGAGGCTGA